Part of the Gammaproteobacteria bacterium genome, ATGGTCGCCGGGTTTACTTGCAGGCGTCGCCGCAGTTGATCTTCGACGAGGATGGCGCGCCTGCCGGTAGCTTCGCCGTGTATACCGACATCACTCAGCGCAAGCGCATCGAGACCACGTTGAGCGGCCGGCGCGAAGTGCTGGAGCGGCTGGCTACCGGCGCACCACTGGCCGAGGTGCTGGCTACTCTGGCGGAAACGGCCGAGGACGCGCGATCGGACATGCGTTGCTCGGTCATGATTGTGGAAGCCGGGCGGCTGCGGATCGGCGCCGCGCCGAGCCTGCCTGATTTTTACGTGGACGCCCTGCATGATATCGATATTGGCGGTGGTAGAGGCGCGGACGCCACCGCTGCGCGTACGGGAATGCGCATGATCGTCGACGATGTGCTGACGCACCCGTACTGGTACGCATACCGCGGGCTCGCGCGCCGCGCCGGCGTGCGGTCGTGCTGGAGCGAGCCGATTGTGTCGTCGCGCGGCGAGATTCTCGGCGCGTTCACCATGTATCATGCGGATGCCCGCCGCCCGGAGCAGTCGGACCTCCAGTTCCTGGCGGCGACCGCGCGGGTCGCCGCGGTAGCGATCGAACAGCGGCGCAAGGAAGAGGCGCTAAAACAGAGCGAAGAACGTTTTCGGCAACTGGCCGAACACATCCGCGACGTATTCTGGATGACCGACGCCGACGGCACCTGGCGATATATCAGCCCCGCGTACGCGCGCGTATGGGGGCGCTCGCTGCAGAGTCTTTACGATGACCCCGACAGCTGGATTGAGGCAATCCATCCCGATGATCGCAATAGTATCGGGCATAGGTTTTTTGCCAGGGTGCCGCAAAGCGATTCCGTTCAGGAGTACCGCGTGGTGCTGCCGGACGGCTCGATCCGCTGGATCCGCGATCGGGCGTTCGCCATTCGCAACGAAGCCGGTGAGCTTTACCGCGTGGCGGGCGTCGCCGAGGACGTTACCGAGGACAAGCTCGCGACGCAGCAGGCCCGCGAGCATCAGGACGAAATCGCGCACATGGCGCGCCTGAGTTCGGTCGGCGAGATGGCGTCCAGCCTCGCGCATGAACTGAACCAGCCGCTGGGCGCGGTAGCCAACTACTGCAAGGCCGGCCTGCGGCTGTTGCGCAGCGGTGCGAGCGAAACGCAGCGCATCGGCGAGGCACTGGAGAAAGCCTCCGCTCAGGCGCAGCGCGCCGGCGACATTATTCATCATATTCGGGATTTTGTACGCAAGGACCCGCGCCGCAGGGCGTGTATCCAGCTCAACGACGTGGTGCGCGAAGCGGTGCGGCTGACCGAAGCGGATATTCGCAAGAAACGCTGTGTGGTGCGGCTTAGACTGCTCGAGCCACTGCCGCCGGTTATAGGTGATCGAATCCAGCTCGAGCAGGTGATCCTGAACCTGGTGCGAAATGGTACCGAGGCGATGATGGACGTTAATGCTCACTTGCGCGAACTGGTGGTATGTTCCCGCCTCGTTGATGAGCGCACGGTGCGCGTGTCGGTGCAGGACAGCGGCGCGGGGCTGGACGACGAAACCTTAAGGCGCATATTCGATCCTTTCTACACCACCAAGAATGACGGCATGGGCATGGGGTTGCCTATCAGCCGCTCGATTATCGAGGCGCATGCCGGACACCTTTGGGCGGAACAACGGCTGCCGCCGGCAAGCGGCGCGATCTTTCACTTCAGCTTGCCGATAAGCCGGGAATGCGCGACATGATGCGTTCCGAGGTCTCGGCGCCGCCACCGCGACACGCTGTCCGATGAGCGGGTCGGCTGCATTCAGTACGCCACCGACTGTTTTTATTGTCGATGACGATCCAGCCATGCTGGATTCCGTCAGGCTGCTGCTCGAATCCGCGGGGTTGTCTACGGAGTGTCATTCCAGCGCGCGCAGCTTTCTCGACACCTACAGGACGCACCGGCCCGGCTGTCTGATCCTGGATGTGCGCATGCCAGAAATGAGTGGACTGGAGTTGCAGGAATTGCTCGCGGTAAGAAGCGTGAACATACCGATGATCTTCATCACCGGCCATGGCGACGTGCCGATGTCAGTCAAGGCGATGAAGTCGGGCGCGCTGGATTTTCTGGAAAAACCTTTCGATGACGAAACCCTGGTGTTTTGCGTACGGCAGGCGCTGGAGCAGGAC contains:
- a CDS encoding response regulator transcription factor; translated protein: MSGSAAFSTPPTVFIVDDDPAMLDSVRLLLESAGLSTECHSSARSFLDTYRTHRPGCLILDVRMPEMSGLELQELLAVRSVNIPMIFITGHGDVPMSVKAMKSGALDFLEKPFDDETLVFCVRQALEQDAHAREVEAQNSSVAVRFSRLTEREQEVMSLVVTGRSNKEIALKLHCSHRTVEVHRSRLMAKMEAHTLPELVSMAAVCGLDTNQIST
- a CDS encoding PAS domain S-box protein codes for the protein MSSAHHSGIKTEGRLDGIAAHAALDRRSMLDGVSRRLAPLVAHTLNVTYWKQVLLLGLSYWLGGELGTLVGSGYGGISPLWPPAGIALFAFLVAGRRLWPGIVLGSLLLGFTGRAAWGVSLVTGIGHLFEAMLGVYLLRLPRIDFKFGMQRVTDVLLLTGLAVGAALIASMCGAFAMAIAELAPWSDVRMIWLTWWLGDAVGIIVVTPLLLVWRPKRQVKFGARQLTELGALLGAVMITGWLNFYLIDEHQLNIPLMLYLMLPFTILTAARFRQHGATLVSMLVCVVMLWGTRHGYGAFEPYAGLDRLLLSIFYIAMTAFTALSVAALFAERLHTEKALFASREQYRTLVGTMNQGLGVQDKHGLVTYVNDRFCEIVGYGREEIVGKPVTAHIGDINQALWLELISARRFGKTEPYELEVRRKDGRRVYLQASPQLIFDEDGAPAGSFAVYTDITQRKRIETTLSGRREVLERLATGAPLAEVLATLAETAEDARSDMRCSVMIVEAGRLRIGAAPSLPDFYVDALHDIDIGGGRGADATAARTGMRMIVDDVLTHPYWYAYRGLARRAGVRSCWSEPIVSSRGEILGAFTMYHADARRPEQSDLQFLAATARVAAVAIEQRRKEEALKQSEERFRQLAEHIRDVFWMTDADGTWRYISPAYARVWGRSLQSLYDDPDSWIEAIHPDDRNSIGHRFFARVPQSDSVQEYRVVLPDGSIRWIRDRAFAIRNEAGELYRVAGVAEDVTEDKLATQQAREHQDEIAHMARLSSVGEMASSLAHELNQPLGAVANYCKAGLRLLRSGASETQRIGEALEKASAQAQRAGDIIHHIRDFVRKDPRRRACIQLNDVVREAVRLTEADIRKKRCVVRLRLLEPLPPVIGDRIQLEQVILNLVRNGTEAMMDVNAHLRELVVCSRLVDERTVRVSVQDSGAGLDDETLRRIFDPFYTTKNDGMGMGLPISRSIIEAHAGHLWAEQRLPPASGAIFHFSLPISRECAT